Within the Megalops cyprinoides isolate fMegCyp1 chromosome 10, fMegCyp1.pri, whole genome shotgun sequence genome, the region AAAGGCAGTATTGTCCTATCCAGGACAGACAGTGTGGGGTGAATTTCATTATCAATGCTGCTGGTACAGCAGGGAACGATGGATCCGGTCCAGTGTTCATAAATCCTCTCAAACCAGCAAATGCCAACAAGGTGTGAGATAAAGAAATATGCAGCCTGAAAGTTTCTGTCCTTGGCCTGACTAGCGTCCGAGCGCGCCCGAGCGGCGCGCGAGTGCAGAGGAAGCCAGGAAGCGGTGCGTGGTCTGTGTGAGAAATTTTAGTGATCTGAAGAAACTTGTCAGTGCCAGGCCTTTGCTTTTCTGTGACAGGGTGTGCAGAGCCATGCCCATGCTCAAGCAGAGGAAGTCAGGTGATCTGCTGAGATGGGTGTGGTTATGGATgcagccacccccccaccccgcccccaaTCCTCCAGGAACAGGTAAATCcccgctccccccaccccctggtgGAGGCCTGCCTCACCCTGCACTCTGATGGGTGTTGGTGGCTCGGGCTTCTTCAGGGTGCCTGCGCAGTTCAGCTGAGCCCAGGCCTGCAGCTCTGCACAGTAGTAATCCTGCACATCGTGCAGTACCTGCAGGAACCTGCGGCTGGCGTCCTCGCTCGAGCACACCGTCTCCAGCACCGCCGCCACGCTGTTGCTGGGCGACCGCTCCAGCAGGGAGATGTACTGGCAGTGGGAGATGACCTCAGCATCACGCAGCCATCGCAGCAGCGGGGCGGGGTTTGGCCTGGTCCACCTCAACAAGCTGTCCCCATTGGCTCTGAGGATCTGACTGGCAGAGCTCATGGCTAATAGCTTGGCCTGTTTCAGAGACAGTTAAAGTGATGTGAGGATCATGCATAAGAATCAGAGAGCAGTGGTGGTGATGATGCAGTGGAGTCTGATGGACAGTCTGGGCTCTTTCTCCTGAACAGACCAAGCCTCACACACTGTCTCCAGCCTTTACAGAGGAGCTGTGTCTACAGTACAGCTACACAGTTATCTTCACAAAGGCAGGATGAGGCCAAACCTTTGGAGCTCCCTTTAAACAAAAGCACCAAATCTGAACAGAACTAAAGCCATGTCTGTTTTTTACAATGCTGTGTggtctgcagtgtggaaaacagcagTTGTCATCATGGTTGAGTGGATGGAGAGGCCTGctttttgattggctgaaaaaTGGAGGGAGAAGGCTGTGCGCCATGTTTTCCTCTCCCAGGGAAACTCCACCTGGAACCAAAATCACCAATGGCACAGAGCCTACGATCAGCCAGGCTCTGAGCTTCACTGGCCCTGAATGATTAACAATATGATTAATAATGTGGctaaaacagacagcagtgtagcatagtggttaaggagcaggactcgtaatgGAAAGGTTCGTGTGCCTGTTCGATTCCCTgttgagacactgctgctgtacccttgggcaaggtacttaacccacaattaccttggtatatatccagctgtatgaatggaaaatattgtaaaaaaaaacaaactgtaagCCTCTCTGGATTAGTAAAATCTCTCTGTAagactccctctgtctgctaaatgccaatataATGTATGATGTTATGTAAACCACATGCCTGATGCAGTGGAGGAAAATCGCATTCACTTCttgtgctggtgtctgtgccAGTCTGACAATGTGAGCTCCTTTAAATGCAGTTCAAAAGACGGAAGCACCAAACCAGGCAGCTGGTCCATAAGCAGTCCCCCAATGATATCCTTTAGCAGCACTGTGCGCGTAGGAGACCTGCATTATAAGGAGCATTAATAATCAGTACGTTTCCATCACAGACTCCAGCATTGCACTTACACTTCACATGAGCATCGGAAAACACGCTACAGAGAATATGAAAGTGCAACTCACACTGGAACCCAGGAACAGGAAACCTAGGTATCACAAACGCCACAAGGCTCAGAGACCCCTTACCTCAAATAAACATCAGCACGTTGGAGAGACAGCTCTGGCAGCTTGCAGACAGTCAGATTCACTCCCTCTCAGCAATATGCCGTGGTTCTGTTCGCTGTGAAAATGCGGGGGTGGGAGTGGCCAACAGACACAGGACCAGGGCTTAATAACAGGTCCATAGTTCACATAAGTCACATGAGTTCACACCTGCATTCTGACCCAGGGCTTTGCTTCGGCATATCAAATGGGCCGCGGAGGCAGGTTTCGGTAAACTGTTTTTCAAGTAGGTGTGGTTTATGTATTGTTGGTTTGTGTGCGGTTTTCTTGAAAAGAGCATGGGCAATAAAAAAGCTGATGGTGGAAGGAGGGATTACGCTGAGAAGGGCAGCCAAACTGCTGAATGTGAAGTGCAGCGGATATAGAACTACAGCTAAACTACAGGTTAAAAAGAACGATCAAATACAGTCAGCTCCAGCTAGCCGGTATGCTGTGGCAGATGTAACGGAAGAAGTAAGAAACACCAGAACAAcctctcactgtgctgctgtctgttctgttcagagTGGCATGCTGCTTTTATGGGTGTTCTTTAATGATACTCATTTATGTCCATGGCTCCAGTTCAAGACACAGAGCACTTTGACTCCTGAGACAGACTGCTTATCAGCAaactgtctgtatttgtgtacaaTACTAGTTTCTTTATAGATCCACAACTACCATTACAAAAAAGTAGTAAGTTTGTCATTTATATTAActggaaatatttaaaataaactgatcATGTTTTTAGctgattttgttattttgataaTAATTAGTGTTGCAATGCTACATTACTGGCTAATCCTAACCTGCAGAGATTTTATCccaaataaagagagagaaaaggacgTAAGAACAGAGTGAATGAGACaagccagtgagagagagagcgagagaaagagagggagagcgcggggggggggggggggggggggagcgcgggggggggggggggggggggagagcgcGCGGGGGGGGGAAGTAGCATGAGAGTGACTCACTCTGATCCACATGCATCTCTTCAGTTTGATTCCTGCTGAATCAAGCACTTCAACCTATCCCACAATTCCACACCCATTATTTAATCATGACTCTTGTATTTACAGACTAACAACATCCACAAAACTAACAAGACAAATATTAGAATAACATTATCTGATCTAATTCAGATTAGAATTAGCAGTATTCTTATGCTCCTCAGCAGGCACTCCAGAGGGAAGAACAATGCAAGAGTAATGAGCCAAATCCCGGGTCACACTTACTGCCAGACGAATTAAGATCTTCACACACATTCTAATGGAAACATGAGCAACATTCAAAGACTTCCATTACCATCAGGTGAACAACAATGTTTTCAGGGGAAAATGTCAGTTAGAGTCTTTGAAAGCTATGCTCAATGAGTTTGGGGTGAGAAAGCCTAGACGGCCACTGTGTCCTGGGTACTCTGAAGTTGTTCACATTGTCTGTATGGGGCTTGGCTGCTGCTTGCTAACTTGCTGCTTTCCACATTTCATCCATTCtgagaaacatctgaagacacagcgCTTCCACACTCACCTGTTCACCTCAGACACTACCACctatactgtaaatgtaactgtaccTGCGGGAGGAGAGTTCAGCTGTTAAAGATGAGTCTTTTTAAgtgattttactgttttatttgatAAGCACATGTTTGATACCATAATAAATGTTGCATTATGTTAATAATTAtgacttgtttttgtttcatatatgtTGCTGGTTTGGATAATTGTTTCTGAAGAATAATTGAGTTATTCAcaattatttcataaaaatcatatattaatttacattaacataTGGATATAGATTAATATggatgtatattttttgtaaattgaatAAATACTAATGCTGATAGTCCAGCATGAGAGCAGTTGTTGAATGGAAAGAACtgaaattactgtaaaaaaaaaaacaatggaaagaaaaaagaaaaaaagaatctcGTCTCCATGGCACAGAAAGCTTGTGAAACCAGCCAGTGTTTAAATCCAACTTCCCTAAAAAAGCGCTAAAAAAGCTGTTTGTGCGGCTGTTTGTGCGGCTGCATGCGCTCCTCTCCAACTGGGCTCTCTTCCTGCCGTCTCTCCCATGGCTGCCGAGGGCTGGCTGTTCGGTGCCCTCCTCCTGGGTGAGTCTGCATCCTCCGCCttccacctgctgctggaaCGCTTAAATAATATTCACTTTAAATAATGTTCCGATTAAATTcagaataaataatataatgttaaataatattCAGATTTGCTCTGATGTCTCATGTAAGATCCACATTGATACTTTAAAAATTCCctttttattacattcattcgtttcattacatttttgtgctgtttaaaCAAGGTGTGTTGTGTAAGATTAGTGTTAATGGTAAtttacactgctgtgttttagcAGAGTAACATCTGAAATGCACAGTAACAGGGTCTCCATACGCTCCTGTAATGCAAACTGCTCTCCATTGTACACTTAAAGTGGGGTTAttaaacacacagccaatgcACAGTACATTAGAAATACAACACATAAACTCCATTTAATGTGTCTCAGatataaaacagagagagagtgtgaaatgGATGAGATCAGATCGCGAGAATCAGAAAGAATTTGATACACAGCATGGTTCTCCTGCAGTTCCTCTTTTCCTAAATTAACCATCTTGTGAAACATCACCAGAAAAGTCACATTGTCACAGAcggacagagggggagagagggtgaagCTTTTACATGAGTTCTGCTCATTCTGAGTGCTTTATTTGAACTGTGAAGCCTGAAAAAGCAAATTCAATTTATACCCAGTCAGGATGTAACACCCGTAAcgcaattttatttttaacatggtGAATATCTGTACAGATATCTTCtctgaagcaattcaggatGCGAACCTTGTTCAGAGGCATAGCCAGTGTCTCGCCTGAGGTCTGAACCTGCAACCATCTGCTTTCCAGACGCTACATTGTATCAATCTCCATTATATGCCACAATTCATAGTAACTGTCACTCCATCCACATGTGGTATTAAAATCCGCCTTGGGATCGGACTGTGGCCAGATCCAATGAGACTGGACATTTCCGGCCAGGTGAAAATGGAATACAATGCTTTATGATTAGAATGTGATTGGTTCTCGCTGAGCACCTCTGAAGATGGACATTCGGTCCGTGCTGCAGCTCGGTAGAGCCACGGGAAGCACAGAGCTGAACAGTGTCAGCTCCTCACCCTGCTGGATACTGCAGTgctcacatgtgtgtgtgtgtgtacgatGCAGGGTTGCAGTTGCTAACAGCAGGCTCCAGCGTGTCCCTCCTCATGTGAAAATTGTGGAATAGGACAGAACCCCAGGCCCACAGCCCAGTTGCAGCTGCCAAGGCCTCTGCTGCCGTGCACTGCCATGCAGGTCTGAGCGGCCATTATAATGAGACCAATTAAGTGCTGCTGGTCAGCATGTTACAGGACCGCTACCTCATCTGcacagagtgagggaaagagagatccGATCACGACGTTAGCACCAGGTGTAGGATTTTAATAGCGGGCGCAGATGTgggctgtgtggctgctctaTCCCACACTGCATTGCACTGGTCTTCCTCCCACCCCAGGCTCCATGGTAACGGGCTGCTCTCCACCCGCACAGGGCTGTGGAGAGAGGCGacgtctctctcctcccacatATCCGTCCCGGACAGGGTGCCTGCACTGCTGGGATCCTGTGTGGTCATCCCCTGTTCCTTCCGGCCGGGCCCGCGGGGGGGCGGCCCCGCCCTGTACCAGGTCAGGCTGCACTCCCTGTCCTCCTACCTCCCGCTGAGGCGCACCGTGTTCAGCAGCGAGGCGGGCGGCCAGGTGAGCCGCCAGTTCAGGGGGCGCGCAGCTCTGGCGGGGGACCCCCGGCAGGGGGACTGCTCGGTCAGGATTGAGGGGGTGACGGAGGACGACAGGAGTTACTACGAGGTGGGAGTGAAGGAGCCAGGTGTCTCGGAGTGGAGGAAGTCAAAGAAAGTCTTCCTCAACGTGTCAGGTgagctgatctcagaacagtgaGGGGTCAGATgagctgatctcagaacagcgAGGGGTCAGGTgagctgatctcagaacagcgAGTGGACAATCATTCTGCCCTGCAACAGTTTCTACCGCTTAGCTTTCCAGTTGATCCAGGTTGGCTGCAAAATAGCCTTCAATCAATTCAAGATGCTAATTGATTTTTTGATAAGCAAGAAAATCTCTTTTCATATCACATGTAAAACaatctcatttacatttaatacgACCATCTCATTAAAATTAAGTGCTGCTCTATTTTACCCTGTATGTCAACCAAGAGACACTATTGTAATAGCTATTTCTCAAATTTGTCTCTGCAGATAACCCCAGTCAGCCCATGATCAGTGATCCTGGGGCAGTTGTTGAGGGGCAGTTAGTCACCCTGAACTGCACCATCAGTAACAGCTgccccacccagcccccccaGGTCTGGTggaagtgggagagagggagacaggcgAATGAGAGCCGACCCCAGACGCAGGGACCTCCACTCCCCCAGGGGGAGCTTTTGctgtcctccttctccttcactgCCTCCTCCCAGGCTCAGCCCAGAGTGAGGTGTGAGGCCAGGTACCAGGGAGGGAGGACCGTGTCCAGCACCAGGGAGCTGCATGTCAGGTGTAGGTGTTCATTACAGACGCACTGCTCCTGACAGGACAGGGGTGGCAGTgccttcagtaaacatccagcctGACTGTAAATATTATCAACAGAGACTCCAGTGAATTCCCAACTACTGCACAACTTATAACTGCATACGTTTCATTTCATAACATACACCTGGTCCCAGAATGCATTGGCTAGATGCAGAGGATTACACGGCATTTTGTGTTGGATAATTACATAATTCCATCTACTATACAACTATACAACACTGTTGATCTTATGTGAAGTTGTGTAGCAAATAGCATGTTTAAGAGTTTTTAGAGAAACCTTTATGGAAACAATATCTTAGTCATTTGTTAGGGATAAGGAGTTGGATTATATGCGCTTTAAAATTGCCACAAATATAATATTGTAAGTATTACATAGGTGCATGGACATTAGGTCATTTTAGCTCAACGCAATCCCTTAGTCCTGATATATGCAAAGTGTAGAATTTGAAGTGCAAATGTCGCTTGAAACTCACGCCTGTGGTGGTGTCGTGGGGAGGTTGGACTAAGCTCACAACATTTTATGAAAGGTGATGATCACCTTTTTACTACAGATGCACAGAAATGCAGGTATAAATGTCAGCACGTGAGTGATGCTCCCATCAACACTGcaccttttctgctgtttcCCTCAGTCCCTCCGAAAGATGTCGAAGTTCACGTCCATACCCTGTCTGTCCAGGAGGGGGCGAGCGcgctgctgtcctgctcctgcAAAGCAGACCCCCCTGCCACCGAGTTCCTGTGGGTttacagccagcagggggcggtgtTCCTCCTCCCCCAGCGCTCACACACTGTGCGTCTGTACAACGTCACCCGGGATACCAGAGTGCGCTGCACGGCCCGCAGCCCGATGGGCCAGGCTGACTCCGCCCTCACCGGCATCAGCGTGCAATGTTCGTGTGCGCTACGTGACGCTGATCACGCACCAGGCTGGAGTGCACTCATTCTGGCAAACACGCCTGTCTGCAGTGTCTTTTTATTATTAGACTccctctcacattcacacagcttcAAGCTGTGACGCTCTCGTGCTGTAATATTCTCTCTGAGACCCTGCCTCTAACTCAGTTCAGTACATTCCACTTCAGTTCCGGCCAGTTCAACTCGATTCAACACATCTTGTTTCATTGGCATGACAAAGATTACATTTGACCTGCCAAAGCATATTGAACATGAGAACAAGGGAGGACAAtgatttctgtttctctctgtctttctcagacACTCCTTAAAAAATGCAAGCCTCAATATGTGCGTTCATCCTGTTTAAAGCTTTGAACATTAGCTCTCCacttccctcccctcctcttcctcttctctttgcccctccaccccctctctccatccccagACAAGCCCGTCATCTCCCCTCAGTCTTTCTGCCGCTGGGAGGGGCAGGTGGTCTTCTGCTTCTGCGCTGTGGACGCAAACCCCAGAGCCGCCGTTACCTGGAGCGTCAACAGGAGTGTCCCGCCAGACAGCTACAACACCTCTGCCTCCGTTTCCCCTGGAAACGGCACGCTGTCCGCCACGCTCAGAGGGGATATGGAGCTGGTGCTGAGCGTGACCTGCTACGCCAACAACGCACTGGGAAATGactcctccacactgctgtacaccCTCAATGGTGAGCCAGTCACtgcactgatctgaggtcagtctGGGAAATGACTCCTCCGCACTGCTGTACGCCCTCAATGATGAGCCAGACACtgcactgatctgaggtcagtctGGGAAATGactcctccacactgctgtacaccCTCAATGGTGAGCCAGTCACtgcactgatctgaggtcagtctGGGAAATGactcctccacactgctgtacaccCTCAATGGTGAGCCAGACACTGCACTGCCAGTCACtgcactgatctgaggtcagccaGAGTCTAATCACCATCAGCACTGCTGAGCAGAAAACTAGATGCCTTTCAAGCTGTCCATGATGCTCATAATACAGTTTCTGTtcacaggtgtgtgctgtgctgtgtgtaatggtgtaatggtgtgtgctgtgctgtgtgtaacggtgtgttgtgctgtgtgtaatggtgtaatggtgtgtgctgtgctgtgtgtaatggtgtaatgctgtgtgctgtgctgtgtgtaacggtgtaatgctgtgtgctgtgctgtgtgtaacggtgtgttgtgctgtgctgtgtgtaatggtgtaatggtgtgtgctgtgctgtgtgtaacggtgtgttgtgctgtgctgtgcgtaacggtgtgttgtgctgtgctgtgtgtaacggtgtgttgtgctgtgctgtgtgtaacgGTGTAATGGTTTCTGTTCACAGATGCTCTGCTGTGGAAAGTGCTTCCGGCAGCGGGTGCTCTGGCATCTCTCCTCCTCGTctcagccctgctgctcctcctctaTCTGTGCCACAGGAAGGCAGGACGGTGTGCATTCAGCTgattctctttcctctctcattTGCCCCTCGTTCACTTTTGCGTGTTTGTGAAACATATTAGCACACAAACTGCAAGAGTAATTCTCTTATTCTACTATGATTATAAAATAAGTTCTTTatgttctttattattttaagaagAAATATCgtaatactgaaataaatgaatgtagcactgaagaaaaaaacagctgactTATGACTTATACAGCAACTTATAAAATGCTTCCTTTGATGAGAAACACTCCAGAAAAAATAATTCTTCTACATTCTACAACAAATAATCTTGTGATGAGAGATATAATGTTATACTATATGGTATATATTATAAAACTATTTTCTACAGTGTGTTTAGGCTTTATTAGAATGATTTCAGCTCTTAATGACTTTCAGTAAAGTACTAatcttgctgaaaaaaaaactaagagaATTTTTCTCATCACCAAAGACACCTTCTGAACTGCGGGCCACCCTCCGTGTATCCGGGGAACCTGGGAATCTACCAGGATCGAGCCCCCCTCTACATCAACTGCTCCGAGGTCACCCACATCTACACCAACGGCAGCTACCAGCTCGTCTACCAGAACTGCACACCACTCTTCGTTCGAAACACACAGGTGCAACACTCTGTCTCTAACCAACCTTTCTGAAACTGATGCTAATAGGTCAGAAATGGTCAAATCCATTACTGGAATATTGATACCATGATGGTAACAATGCAAAAGCTGATGCTGAAGCTGACATCATCCAtattgacctttgacctttgctgCTGTCTCATTGCGTGATGTGCTTTTCCTCTGTTGTGGGTGCAGCAGCGAGAGGGACgtgtagcctggtctgacagaCAGCCACGCAGGGCGAGGACAAGACCCGACACTGACACGGAAACACACGTGTACCTGGAGATCATTTAACCTTTGACACTCAGTCCGCACTGATGCAACAGCTCCTGCCATGGGATAAGATCTGATATTTTCTCATATGAGGGAGATGGTATGACCCTGCAGAATACtatgaaaaaaataccattcaTAGACACTATTACAATGTCGTTGCTGAGTGGTGTCCTCTTCTGGTCCTGGAAATCTGTAGTACTGAGGTGCCACTCAGCCTGAAAATGATCAGCCACCTGGAAAAGCAGGTGACACAGCTTCCTGGCAAATAAATGGAACAGAGCAGGAACAAAGACCTTAAACCTGTGAACTTCCAGTCAAAACCAGACATACAGAAAGCAGTTACACTGTGTCATAGAAGGCTATACTTATGTAAGCGACTTTCAATGGTAATCTGAAGAATATTTTACTTCACATAACCACATGAATATACTGTTCTATAATATTGTGTCAGAATGACAGTACTGTAGTGTTAACTCACATATATTCATATTACCACTGTGACTACAGCACAAATGGCATTCCCATAATAAATACGTGTACATAACTGTGAAAATCTTCAACTTTTATATCAGCTAATGTCAAGTTTGTACATTACCTATGACAACTTTCCTCTGATTTGATTGACTCATAAAattgctttctttctgttttcaacTTACACATTCAGAATACAGAAgctaaatatacagtatgtcacagtGTAACAATTTTATATCAGTGTGATACTACTTTTTTTACACATGCATTTGtaatcaaatacatttaattgtatgtgtgatgttttaaataatgaacaGTCATTTAGGTCATGCCCATTGCATTCTTGTATTCAAAAGGCTGTGGTAATATACCAATCCATAaatatgctaaaaaaaaaagaaaaaagaagagccATTACACCTCTGCAGTGTACCACACGACAGAAAAACAGTTAACAGATGGAGATTACTTGTAGACAGAGATCAGtttgtcagttttgtcattcaaacaaattaaacataaatacagtTTTGTTAATTTGGTGTCGTTGTTATTAAAGTATTGTAATTCTTCCGTCATAAAGGAAGactttgggttttattttatatttattttatatatgtgtgaatTTGATCTAATAAGACTACAAGTTTCACTACAGATATAAAATGTCCGTTCATGGAATAACCTGGGGGTTTACCAATCCCAATGGACGCTGTAagaacacataaaaacagagaggaaggcAACTGTTGATGAAGAAAGCCATATGCAATGTTTCGTTGCTCTGCTTTAagttattgtcattcagcagacttTCATCCAGAGCGACACACAGCACATCTCAGAAAGTGGAATGGCAAACAGGACACcaatattgttatatatttcaGAAACAATTCCATTAT harbors:
- the LOC118784622 gene encoding Schwann cell myelin protein, whose translation is MAAEGWLFGALLLGLWREATSLSSHISVPDRVPALLGSCVVIPCSFRPGPRGGGPALYQVRLHSLSSYLPLRRTVFSSEAGGQVSRQFRGRAALAGDPRQGDCSVRIEGVTEDDRSYYEVGVKEPGVSEWRKSKKVFLNVSDNPSQPMISDPGAVVEGQLVTLNCTISNSCPTQPPQVWWKWERGRQANESRPQTQGPPLPQGELLLSSFSFTASSQAQPRVRCEARYQGGRTVSSTRELHVRFPPKDVEVHVHTLSVQEGASALLSCSCKADPPATEFLWVYSQQGAVFLLPQRSHTVRLYNVTRDTRVRCTARSPMGQADSALTGISVQYKPVISPQSFCRWEGQVVFCFCAVDANPRAAVTWSVNRSVPPDSYNTSASVSPGNGTLSATLRGDMELVLSVTCYANNALGNDSSTLLYTLNDALLWKVLPAAGALASLLLVSALLLLLYLCHRKAGRHLLNCGPPSVYPGNLGIYQDRAPLYINCSEVTHIYTNGSYQLVYQNCTPLFVRNTQQREGRVAWSDRQPRRARTRPDTDTETHVYLEII